From a region of the Butyrivibrio sp. AE3004 genome:
- a CDS encoding methyl-accepting chemotaxis protein produces MKIKKLKLILKKDFVIFAIVAALSSANTIKVSAVEGIGEKIANEIMEEVEHKVKSEAIENMAIKAEDETDESGENPKEDNPNSESPESKTSDAEKQGTKASDEKNADTEASEEEAKDEQVQIVYENIDITSFEDLVEFSKNCKSDAWSLNKIVTLKADIDLTDRDFETIPYFNGIFKGEKHSIKGYGNVNDNYITGLFRYIGPNGMVQDLNVTGSIKMTDEMKFTGGLCGMNQGIIKDCSFSGHIEGNNTVGPIAAINERTGIINNCKNDAHVSGYYFTGGIAGKNYGIVSGSSNNGNINDSADWVVKDDAKSEGILQSITAMTSEEGNMLRSGTDTGGIAGYSKGSIVRCTNKGNIGYEHAGYNIGGIVGRQMGIVSYSTNTGTINGRKDVGGIVGQMEPYLEPEDLQTLPEAADKLHDLVEQTLNDMDGGVDTISSDVSNLTTYTNGVVDDGHAIAGEITTSVNQNIRVLNVALERFEYVMQNIPGVLDHLSGASDKMYYFNNAVARAIEAINVGGEVSEDDRYQIENSENQIYDNIAKANENKQRIENITGLINQLMYETDENGDYVYDEEGVRKLRALNAEEQKQLNAYLAELQQLTTDSGSNVSGMFGSVSTILETYKPYAESAGDEVIGETQNAIAALQDADYELKEATNGTRSIIDYLNSQEKLRLTGLGSDFDASLDSLHANLRGITGSLENINQDGKSTSHTLNSNLNAVNDQVNVIYHIISDKFDIIYNDNPEVFTDVSDEEIEKAKTGRVDSSRNKGTVKGDINIGGIAGAMAIDEEDPEENAAGNLSIGKGSKYTLKNIICECENEATVESKKDGAGLIVGYMAQGIVTSSNGYGLVKSLEGSYTGGIAGQSLSIIRDCNSLCLLDGNKYVGGITGYGTTITGCKAMVTWQKKPEERFGSVAGIVNTDPETKKAKLDNISGNYFVESKIGGIDDISLASIAEPVTYNGLLESGTIPNQFRHLKVVFEVEGEKLGEQELAYGDSMEKLVFPEGELREGYYIKWPDVTGMTMDGSYVMTGEYVATNKAIESSELYEDTQKHIAILGGSYGDDAQIVAETVDEPKYEIKSPTVEKKVVKYKISIDEGTYSQAADRKIRLYNPFKNSVVKVYRDGDWVEIPSKKVGSYLEIEMENNEEVFAIVERTTLFTRIIYLLAVAAVIGVIVLLVNKAILKHDFTLLKKRKGKKKEETDEKK; encoded by the coding sequence ATGAAAATAAAAAAGCTTAAACTCATTCTTAAAAAGGATTTTGTAATATTTGCCATTGTAGCAGCACTTTCTTCCGCAAATACAATCAAGGTCAGTGCCGTTGAGGGAATAGGCGAGAAGATTGCCAATGAGATAATGGAGGAAGTTGAACATAAGGTAAAGAGCGAAGCTATTGAGAATATGGCGATTAAAGCTGAGGACGAGACTGATGAATCAGGGGAAAATCCCAAGGAGGATAATCCTAATTCGGAAAGCCCGGAATCTAAGACTTCAGATGCGGAAAAGCAGGGGACAAAAGCTTCTGATGAAAAAAATGCGGATACAGAAGCTTCAGAGGAGGAAGCTAAGGACGAGCAGGTACAAATCGTATATGAAAATATAGATATTACTTCATTTGAAGATCTGGTGGAATTTTCAAAGAATTGTAAGAGTGATGCCTGGTCACTGAATAAAATAGTTACGCTTAAAGCTGATATAGATCTTACTGACAGGGATTTTGAGACCATTCCCTATTTTAACGGTATTTTTAAGGGAGAAAAGCACTCGATCAAGGGCTATGGGAATGTCAATGATAACTACATAACCGGTTTGTTCAGATATATCGGACCAAACGGAATGGTTCAGGATTTGAATGTAACCGGAAGCATTAAAATGACTGATGAAATGAAGTTTACCGGCGGTCTCTGCGGCATGAACCAGGGCATTATAAAAGACTGCAGCTTTAGCGGGCATATTGAAGGAAATAATACGGTTGGACCCATTGCCGCAATAAATGAGAGAACCGGTATTATAAATAATTGCAAAAATGATGCGCATGTCTCAGGCTATTATTTTACAGGGGGCATAGCCGGTAAGAATTATGGTATTGTTTCCGGATCATCTAATAATGGGAATATAAATGACAGTGCAGACTGGGTTGTAAAGGATGATGCTAAAAGCGAAGGAATACTGCAATCAATAACAGCCATGACTTCCGAAGAAGGAAATATGCTTCGTTCGGGTACGGATACAGGTGGAATAGCAGGGTATTCAAAGGGAAGTATTGTAAGATGTACCAACAAGGGAAATATCGGCTATGAACATGCGGGATATAATATCGGCGGAATAGTCGGAAGACAGATGGGAATTGTGTCCTACAGCACAAACACAGGGACTATAAACGGACGTAAGGACGTTGGCGGAATCGTGGGACAGATGGAGCCTTATCTTGAACCCGAAGATCTGCAGACCTTGCCTGAAGCAGCTGATAAGCTTCATGATCTTGTGGAACAGACACTAAATGATATGGACGGCGGAGTAGATACTATATCTTCCGATGTTTCAAATCTTACAACATATACTAACGGGGTTGTAGATGATGGGCATGCCATTGCAGGTGAAATTACCACATCGGTTAATCAGAACATAAGGGTTTTGAATGTTGCTCTTGAGCGTTTTGAATATGTAATGCAGAACATTCCGGGGGTTCTTGACCATTTATCAGGAGCATCTGACAAAATGTATTATTTTAACAATGCGGTTGCAAGGGCGATTGAAGCAATAAATGTAGGCGGAGAAGTTTCCGAAGACGACAGATATCAGATAGAGAACAGCGAAAATCAGATATATGACAATATAGCAAAGGCCAATGAAAATAAGCAGAGAATAGAAAACATTACCGGACTTATAAATCAACTAATGTATGAAACAGATGAGAATGGTGATTATGTCTATGATGAGGAAGGCGTAAGAAAGCTGAGAGCTTTAAATGCTGAGGAGCAGAAGCAGCTTAATGCTTATCTTGCAGAACTGCAACAGCTTACAACTGATTCAGGAAGCAATGTTTCAGGGATGTTCGGAAGTGTTTCCACAATACTTGAAACCTATAAACCCTATGCTGAATCAGCAGGAGATGAGGTTATCGGAGAAACTCAGAATGCCATAGCCGCACTTCAGGATGCAGATTATGAATTGAAGGAAGCAACAAACGGAACAAGGAGCATAATCGATTATCTGAATTCACAGGAAAAGCTCAGGCTGACAGGACTGGGAAGTGATTTTGATGCAAGCCTTGACTCGCTTCACGCAAACTTAAGAGGAATAACAGGCTCACTTGAGAATATCAATCAGGACGGGAAAAGTACGTCACATACACTTAATTCCAATCTTAATGCTGTAAATGATCAGGTTAATGTCATTTACCATATTATTTCCGATAAGTTTGATATAATCTATAACGATAATCCGGAAGTCTTTACAGACGTGTCCGATGAGGAAATAGAGAAAGCAAAAACCGGAAGAGTTGACAGCTCAAGGAATAAGGGAACTGTAAAGGGAGATATCAATATAGGCGGAATAGCAGGAGCTATGGCAATTGATGAAGAGGACCCGGAAGAAAATGCTGCCGGTAATCTCAGCATCGGAAAAGGCAGTAAGTATACGCTCAAGAATATTATCTGTGAGTGTGAGAATGAAGCTACAGTTGAATCCAAGAAGGACGGAGCAGGACTTATAGTCGGATATATGGCACAGGGCATAGTGACTTCCAGCAATGGCTATGGACTTGTTAAAAGTCTGGAAGGAAGCTATACAGGTGGTATAGCGGGACAATCCCTGTCAATTATAAGGGACTGCAATTCACTTTGTCTTCTTGACGGAAACAAGTATGTAGGCGGAATTACAGGTTATGGCACGACCATTACCGGATGCAAAGCTATGGTAACCTGGCAGAAGAAACCTGAAGAGAGATTCGGGTCTGTTGCAGGTATAGTAAATACCGATCCGGAGACAAAGAAAGCCAAGCTGGATAATATCAGCGGAAATTATTTTGTTGAAAGCAAGATAGGCGGGATAGACGATATAAGCCTTGCAAGCATTGCAGAGCCTGTAACCTATAATGGCCTTCTTGAATCCGGAACTATCCCCAATCAATTCAGACATTTGAAGGTAGTATTTGAGGTAGAGGGAGAAAAACTCGGTGAGCAGGAACTTGCATACGGAGACAGCATGGAAAAGCTTGTTTTTCCCGAAGGAGAATTGCGGGAAGGCTATTATATAAAATGGCCTGATGTAACAGGAATGACAATGGATGGCAGCTATGTTATGACAGGGGAATATGTAGCTACCAACAAAGCAATAGAAAGCAGCGAATTATATGAGGATACCCAGAAACACATAGCAATCCTTGGAGGAAGCTATGGTGATGACGCACAGATTGTTGCAGAAACGGTAGATGAGCCGAAGTATGAAATAAAGAGTCCGACAGTTGAGAAAAAAGTTGTCAAATACAAGATTAGCATTGATGAAGGAACATATTCTCAGGCTGCAGACAGAAAGATAAGACTTTATAATCCTTTTAAAAACTCTGTTGTTAAGGTATACAGAGATGGGGACTGGGTGGAAATACCGTCAAAGAAAGTGGGAAGCTACCTGGAAATCGAAATGGAGAATAATGAGGAAGTATTTGCTATAGTCGAAAGAACAACCCTTTTTACAAGAATAATATATCTTCTGGCTGTTGCGGCTGTTATCGGTGTAATTGTGCTGCTTGTAAATAAGGCAATACTGAAGCATGATTTTACACTCCTGAAAAAAAGAAAAGGCAAAAAGAAAGAGGAAACGGATGAGAAAAAATAA
- a CDS encoding efflux RND transporter permease subunit encodes MAKPEKAAITKEDGDVMMKVASFIVDRRNLFFLLFGIALIFCAIASGMVKVENLLSAYLPSSFETSLGLDLMGKEYTTYGSAKIMVSNIVYEDAKDLSETIGKRDDVAMITFNETPDHYNNFSALFDITFKYEETDQRSLDGLDEIKEMLSDYDIFVSTSMGNAAAETIQKEMQTVSALVVVIVLVVLVLTSQTYAEIPVLLLTFGAAALMSAGTNFILGTISFVSDSVTIVLQLALSIDYAVIFCNRYKEEHENLPIREADIVALSKAIPEISSSSLTTIGGLVAMMFMQFGIGRDMAICLIKAIVLSLIAVFLLMPGLLMIFGPWMDKTKHKSFIPQIPFVGSFDYFTRFIVPPVFVAVIIGAFFIQNHCPFVYGYTKIETPIKNETQIATEMISETFGDSNFVAVNIPAGNYEKEKRLIQTYLSCPEVKSAQGLANIEAMGGYCLADKLTAREFSELLELDYEVSELLYMAYAVNDKNYAKLVNGISTYRVPLIDMIMFLHEEVDEGYVTLDDSMKETLDDAYEQMNIAKKQLQGEKYSRILVYLNLPQEGKETFEFLDQMHTMANKYYDGQILVIGEATSQYDLQKTFSRDNTVVTVISILAVLVVLLFTFKSAGMPVLLIAVIEGAIWINFAFPTIQKNNIFFMTYLIVSSIQMGANIDYAIVISGRFMELKDKMSHRDAIIETMNFAFPTIITSGSMLALAGISIGLLTSDGAICGIGQCLGRGTIISILLVMFVLPQILLIGASIIDKTSFEVSVPLGIERDTGLMRIDGRIEGQINGRIIGEVHAVVMGDVRALVQSGNMGRLEASDLNPEEMDLLFNDDIKKLEREAFEENKDIVSENSVSSETAAEEGFEKTDNPGQETLENPGSEYSKKPEGRKKNRNGRKRHENKKA; translated from the coding sequence ATGGCTAAACCTGAAAAAGCCGCCATCACTAAAGAAGACGGTGATGTTATGATGAAGGTTGCGTCCTTCATCGTTGACAGAAGAAACCTCTTCTTTCTGTTATTTGGAATAGCGTTGATATTCTGCGCTATAGCATCGGGAATGGTAAAGGTTGAGAATTTGCTCTCGGCTTATCTTCCAAGCTCTTTTGAGACCAGCCTCGGTCTTGATCTCATGGGTAAAGAGTATACAACCTACGGATCTGCAAAGATCATGGTGTCCAATATTGTATATGAGGATGCAAAAGATCTTTCTGAAACGATTGGGAAAAGAGATGATGTTGCGATGATCACTTTTAATGAAACACCTGATCATTACAACAACTTTTCTGCGCTTTTTGATATTACCTTTAAGTACGAGGAAACTGATCAAAGGTCTTTGGACGGACTTGATGAAATAAAAGAAATGCTTTCGGACTATGATATATTTGTCAGTACTTCTATGGGCAATGCAGCCGCTGAAACAATCCAGAAGGAGATGCAGACTGTAAGTGCGCTGGTTGTTGTGATAGTGCTGGTTGTGCTTGTTCTGACATCACAGACCTATGCGGAAATTCCGGTACTTCTTCTTACATTTGGTGCTGCTGCGCTGATGTCGGCCGGAACCAATTTTATACTTGGCACAATTTCCTTTGTGTCCGATTCGGTAACAATTGTCTTACAGCTGGCTTTGTCTATCGACTATGCAGTTATTTTTTGTAACAGATATAAAGAAGAGCATGAAAACCTGCCTATAAGAGAAGCTGATATTGTGGCTTTAAGTAAGGCAATTCCGGAAATATCTTCAAGCTCGCTTACAACAATAGGCGGTCTTGTGGCAATGATGTTCATGCAGTTCGGAATAGGACGCGATATGGCTATCTGTCTGATCAAGGCTATTGTACTAAGTCTTATAGCCGTATTTCTTCTTATGCCCGGACTTCTTATGATATTCGGACCCTGGATGGATAAAACCAAGCATAAAAGCTTTATCCCTCAGATTCCATTTGTCGGCAGCTTTGATTATTTTACAAGATTCATAGTTCCGCCTGTATTTGTTGCTGTAATAATAGGAGCGTTTTTTATTCAGAATCACTGTCCTTTTGTCTATGGGTATACCAAAATAGAAACACCGATCAAGAATGAGACTCAGATTGCAACGGAAATGATAAGCGAAACCTTTGGGGATTCTAATTTCGTGGCAGTCAATATTCCTGCGGGCAATTATGAGAAGGAAAAAAGGCTTATCCAGACATATCTTTCCTGTCCTGAGGTTAAGTCCGCACAGGGACTTGCAAACATTGAGGCGATGGGAGGCTATTGTCTTGCGGATAAACTGACAGCCAGAGAGTTTTCGGAGCTTTTGGAGCTTGATTATGAGGTGTCTGAGCTTTTGTATATGGCATATGCCGTGAATGATAAAAACTATGCAAAGCTTGTTAACGGAATTTCTACATACAGGGTTCCCCTTATAGATATGATAATGTTCCTGCATGAGGAAGTGGATGAGGGCTATGTGACGCTGGATGACAGCATGAAAGAGACTCTTGATGATGCCTATGAGCAGATGAACATTGCAAAAAAACAGCTTCAGGGAGAAAAATACAGCAGAATTCTTGTATATTTAAATCTTCCCCAGGAAGGCAAAGAAACTTTTGAATTCCTTGACCAGATGCATACAATGGCAAATAAGTACTATGACGGACAGATTCTTGTTATAGGTGAGGCAACCAGCCAGTATGACTTGCAGAAGACTTTTTCAAGAGATAATACCGTTGTTACGGTAATTTCAATTCTGGCGGTACTGGTGGTACTTCTGTTTACCTTCAAGTCAGCAGGAATGCCGGTGCTTCTGATCGCCGTTATTGAAGGTGCTATCTGGATAAATTTTGCTTTTCCGACAATACAGAAAAACAACATTTTCTTTATGACATACCTGATCGTAAGTTCTATTCAGATGGGTGCAAATATCGACTATGCGATTGTCATCTCGGGAAGATTCATGGAGCTTAAGGATAAGATGTCTCATAGAGATGCGATAATTGAAACCATGAACTTTGCATTTCCGACAATAATAACCTCCGGTTCAATGCTTGCACTTGCAGGAATTTCCATAGGCCTTTTGACTTCAGACGGAGCAATATGCGGTATCGGACAGTGTCTTGGACGAGGAACAATTATTTCCATACTCCTGGTAATGTTTGTACTTCCTCAGATACTTCTTATCGGGGCTTCAATCATAGATAAGACATCCTTTGAGGTATCCGTGCCGCTTGGGATTGAACGTGATACCGGACTTATGAGAATAGACGGAAGAATAGAGGGACAGATAAACGGAAGAATTATCGGTGAAGTTCATGCGGTTGTAATGGGTGATGTAAGAGCTCTTGTACAGAGCGGAAACATGGGAAGACTTGAAGCATCAGATCTTAATCCTGAAGAAATGGATCTGCTTTTTAACGACGACATAAAAAAGCTTGAAAGAGAGGCATTTGAAGAAAATAAGGATATAGTATCTGAAAATTCTGTTAGTTCGGAAACAGCTGCAGAAGAAGGTTTTGAAAAAACTGATAATCCTGGCCAGGAGACCTTGGAAAATCCTGGATCAGAGTATTCAAAAAAGCCTGAGGGCAGGAAAAAGAATAGGAATGGGAGGAAGAGACATGAAAATAAAAAAGCTTAA
- a CDS encoding ATP-grasp domain-containing protein, with product MKKIFILGASALQVPAIKKAKEKGLYVYALDYDPEAVGIEFADEFLCISTIDRDAVLEAAKKYEPDYIITSTSDMPVRTVAFVNEQLGKRNDISYENSICATDKAAMRRRMKECNVPIPEFHVVSDEKEFMEAARLLGDRFVCKPADNAASRGVVLVNASGYKTPEEDIKQEKLKEIYNYTRQYSRSGEVLLEEFMEGPEVSVESFTVSGETNIITITDKMVTEVPFFVETGHTEPSRLPKEVQDDIKKVAKAAIKAVGIIDGPSHTEIKVTKEGAKLVEIAARLGGDFITSRLVPLSTGVDLIDLCISSTIGEKVDCKSSKNEGSAIRFLHSKEESSADGKEFVITAIEGVFEAEKMPGVVEISIYKKVGEKAGRLKNSGDRWGHIIAVGKNADEAEANAKKAEEHIVFRLGENA from the coding sequence ATGAAAAAGATTTTTATACTTGGAGCAAGTGCTTTGCAGGTACCTGCAATAAAAAAAGCAAAGGAGAAGGGCTTGTATGTATATGCCCTTGATTATGATCCGGAAGCGGTTGGTATTGAATTTGCCGATGAGTTTTTGTGCATCAGTACAATTGACAGGGACGCTGTGCTTGAAGCTGCAAAGAAATATGAGCCGGATTATATCATAACCTCAACCAGCGATATGCCCGTAAGGACCGTTGCCTTTGTGAATGAACAGCTTGGCAAAAGAAATGATATTTCCTATGAAAACTCCATATGTGCAACTGACAAGGCTGCTATGAGAAGACGTATGAAGGAATGCAATGTGCCTATCCCTGAGTTTCACGTAGTTTCTGATGAAAAGGAATTTATGGAGGCAGCAAGGCTCCTTGGTGACAGATTTGTATGCAAACCTGCGGATAATGCTGCGAGCAGAGGAGTTGTGCTTGTTAATGCAAGCGGGTATAAAACTCCGGAGGAAGATATAAAACAGGAAAAGCTCAAAGAAATATACAATTATACAAGACAGTATTCAAGGAGCGGGGAGGTTCTTCTTGAGGAATTTATGGAAGGTCCGGAAGTAAGTGTTGAGTCTTTTACGGTTTCCGGAGAAACAAACATAATTACCATAACCGATAAGATGGTTACCGAAGTTCCCTTTTTTGTAGAAACCGGCCATACGGAACCTTCAAGACTTCCAAAGGAAGTACAGGATGATATAAAAAAGGTTGCCAAAGCAGCGATAAAAGCGGTCGGAATAATTGACGGTCCATCGCATACGGAAATTAAGGTGACAAAAGAAGGTGCTAAGCTGGTCGAAATAGCCGCAAGGCTTGGAGGTGACTTTATAACATCAAGGCTTGTTCCACTTTCTACCGGAGTTGATCTCATAGATTTATGTATTTCATCAACAATTGGTGAAAAGGTGGACTGTAAGAGTTCAAAGAATGAAGGCTCTGCTATCAGATTTCTTCATTCAAAAGAGGAAAGCAGTGCAGATGGAAAAGAATTTGTGATAACTGCGATCGAGGGGGTTTTTGAAGCAGAGAAAATGCCCGGTGTGGTAGAAATATCCATATATAAAAAGGTTGGAGAAAAAGCGGGCAGATTAAAAAACAGTGGTGACAGATGGGGACATATCATTGCGGTAGGTAAAAATGCCGATGAAGCGGAAGCAAACGCAAAAAAGGCGGAAGAACACATTGTCTTCAGACTGGGCGAAAATGCGTAA
- a CDS encoding PseG/SpsG family protein, with amino-acid sequence MSTIAIRVDANEIVATGHIMRCRTIAGSLQQMGCSVVFVSADNNIVPYIEEEYGFFVLGTDWRLLEQEIILLLDYLHDEEITTILVDSYYATPEYIRMLESNGIRTMYIDDMQKERFPATAILNYSPGAVDLSYEEFYGEDVPMLLLGTKYIPIREQFVNKSRMTRGTGVAGDMGRFGTDGELLMNIELVEDEKLVADENKEAADGAHRTYGYNKNDIGNIFLTTGGADSMGLSEIIITAILKDPELHFREGKKKIHLLAGRFYRVTEKVQEYIEDGYVVLHQNVSNVADIMGSCDVAITPAGTTLYELCAVGVLSISFVFAENQEPDAMFFANRGYIPYAGDFRNDMNEVLTSIIEFIEEVAFMDTSERIEKSNKLKQLIDGQGADRIAEVLMEM; translated from the coding sequence TTGAGTACGATAGCGATTCGTGTGGACGCAAATGAAATAGTGGCGACGGGGCATATCATGCGCTGCAGGACAATAGCTGGTAGTCTGCAGCAGATGGGATGCTCTGTCGTTTTTGTGTCTGCGGATAATAATATAGTGCCTTATATTGAGGAAGAGTACGGTTTTTTTGTGCTTGGAACCGACTGGAGGCTTCTGGAGCAGGAGATTATACTTCTGCTTGATTATCTTCATGATGAGGAGATAACCACAATTCTGGTGGACAGCTATTATGCAACTCCTGAGTATATTCGAATGCTTGAATCGAACGGTATCAGAACCATGTATATCGATGATATGCAAAAGGAAAGATTTCCCGCAACCGCAATTTTAAATTATAGTCCGGGAGCTGTAGATCTTTCCTATGAAGAATTCTACGGAGAAGATGTACCAATGCTGCTGCTTGGAACTAAATACATACCTATCAGGGAGCAGTTTGTAAATAAGAGCAGAATGACTCGCGGAACGGGTGTTGCAGGTGATATGGGGAGGTTTGGAACTGATGGCGAGCTTTTGATGAATATTGAGCTTGTTGAAGATGAAAAACTTGTTGCTGACGAAAACAAAGAAGCTGCAGATGGAGCCCACAGAACTTATGGCTATAACAAAAATGATATCGGCAACATTTTTCTGACTACCGGAGGCGCGGATTCCATGGGGCTGTCGGAGATTATTATTACCGCAATCTTAAAGGATCCCGAACTGCATTTCAGAGAGGGAAAAAAGAAAATCCATCTTCTTGCAGGACGTTTTTATCGTGTTACAGAGAAAGTTCAGGAATATATTGAGGACGGATATGTGGTTTTGCATCAGAATGTATCAAATGTTGCAGATATAATGGGGAGCTGTGATGTTGCGATCACACCTGCGGGAACGACTTTGTACGAACTGTGTGCTGTAGGCGTATTGTCCATAAGCTTTGTCTTTGCGGAGAATCAGGAGCCGGATGCGATGTTTTTCGCAAACAGGGGATATATCCCATATGCGGGTGATTTTAGAAATGATATGAATGAAGTCCTTACTTCGATTATTGAATTCATAGAGGAAGTGGCTTTCATGGACACCTCGGAGAGAATAGAAAAATCAAACAAACTAAAGCAACTTATAGATGGTCAGGGTGCTGACAGAATAGCAGAAGTACTTATGGAGATGTGA
- the pseI gene encoding pseudaminic acid synthase, producing MKLKDCLKNNRAYIIAEMSANHGGSLENALKIVEEAAKAGADCLKTQTYTADTITIDCDAEAFRIHGGLWDGYNLHDLYKEAYTPWEWMEPIKKKCEECGIDFLSTPFDTTSVDYLENIGEEFYKIASFELVDIPLIKYIAKTGKPIIMSTGMGSEEEIREAIDAIRSQGNDEIILLKCCSVYPTVSSDLNLRTIPDMKEKFDVPIGLSDHSMGATAAIAAAALGAVVIEKHFCLDRNLPSADSAFSMEPKEFADMVKGVHDAELALGSIFYGPTEAEAGEYTNRRSLFIVEDVEEGEALTEKNVRSIRSYNIQGMKPKYYEEVLGKKAKHKLTRGTPLDWSKIEYDSDSCGRK from the coding sequence ATGAAGTTAAAAGATTGCCTGAAAAATAATCGAGCATACATTATCGCTGAGATGAGTGCAAATCATGGCGGAAGTCTTGAAAATGCGCTGAAAATAGTTGAGGAGGCAGCAAAGGCCGGTGCCGACTGCCTTAAAACTCAAACCTATACGGCAGATACAATCACGATAGACTGTGATGCTGAGGCTTTCAGAATACATGGCGGCCTTTGGGACGGTTATAATCTGCATGATCTTTATAAAGAGGCATATACTCCGTGGGAATGGATGGAACCCATTAAGAAAAAGTGTGAGGAATGCGGTATAGATTTTCTCTCTACACCATTTGATACCACTTCGGTTGATTATTTGGAAAACATCGGAGAGGAATTCTACAAAATAGCATCATTTGAACTGGTTGATATTCCTCTTATAAAATATATTGCAAAGACAGGTAAGCCGATCATAATGTCCACAGGAATGGGCTCTGAGGAGGAAATCAGGGAAGCGATCGATGCGATAAGATCACAGGGGAATGATGAAATAATTCTCCTTAAGTGTTGCAGCGTTTATCCGACTGTGTCTTCAGACCTTAATCTCAGGACCATACCTGACATGAAAGAAAAGTTTGATGTGCCAATAGGGCTGTCAGATCATTCTATGGGTGCAACAGCTGCTATTGCAGCAGCGGCACTTGGGGCAGTTGTAATTGAAAAACATTTTTGCCTGGACAGAAATCTTCCGTCTGCAGATTCCGCATTTTCAATGGAACCGAAGGAATTTGCAGATATGGTTAAGGGAGTGCATGATGCGGAGCTGGCTCTTGGTAGTATTTTTTATGGTCCTACTGAGGCTGAAGCAGGAGAATATACCAATCGAAGATCTCTTTTTATAGTTGAGGATGTTGAGGAAGGCGAAGCTCTTACTGAAAAAAATGTAAGAAGTATCAGATCCTACAATATTCAGGGAATGAAGCCAAAGTATTATGAAGAGGTACTTGGCAAAAAGGCTAAACATAAGCTAACACGCGGAACACCGCTGGATTGGAGCAAAATTGAGTACGATAGCGATTCGTGTGGACGCAAATGA
- the pseF gene encoding pseudaminic acid cytidylyltransferase: MSAIAIITARGGSKRIPRKNIKIFNGKPIINYSIEAALQSGIFDEVMVSTDDEEIAEIAKAAGAKVPFYRSPETSNDTATTADVLLEVLDRYEEMGQTFEYGCCIYPTAPFVTARKLKEAMDELVKAGAESIVPMQEFSYPPQRGLFIDEKGLVKMLHPEYATTRSQDLQKQYHECGQFYIFRNDAFKIQKDTTMEKSIPYIIDPVESQDIDNESDWLLAELKYRFLTEQGILK; the protein is encoded by the coding sequence ATGAGCGCAATTGCTATAATAACCGCACGTGGCGGAAGTAAGAGAATACCACGTAAAAACATTAAAATATTTAACGGAAAACCGATTATCAATTATTCTATAGAGGCAGCACTGCAGTCAGGAATATTTGATGAAGTAATGGTATCTACAGATGATGAGGAAATTGCGGAGATAGCAAAGGCAGCAGGTGCTAAAGTCCCTTTTTACAGATCTCCTGAGACATCAAATGACACTGCAACTACTGCGGACGTCCTTTTGGAAGTTCTTGACAGATATGAGGAGATGGGGCAAACCTTTGAATACGGATGCTGCATTTATCCTACAGCGCCTTTTGTTACAGCAAGGAAATTAAAGGAAGCAATGGATGAGCTTGTTAAAGCCGGTGCTGAGTCAATTGTTCCGATGCAGGAATTTTCATATCCTCCTCAGAGAGGGCTTTTTATAGATGAGAAAGGACTTGTGAAGATGCTTCATCCTGAGTATGCAACCACCAGGAGCCAGGATCTTCAGAAACAGTATCATGAGTGCGGTCAGTTCTATATTTTCAGAAATGATGCATTTAAAATTCAGAAGGATACGACTATGGAGAAATCCATACCGTATATCATCGATCCGGTGGAGTCACAGGATATAGATAATGAAAGTGACTGGCTTCTTGCAGAACTTAAGTACAGATTTCTTACTGAGCAGGGAATATTGAAATAA